One Streptococcus gallolyticus subsp. gallolyticus DSM 16831 DNA window includes the following coding sequences:
- a CDS encoding PrgI family mobile element protein, which translates to MNKLGSEFFKAIDQFERSVIGGFTWRQIIMMLGIVVGAGLAALITMFKLPSILFYLSLTLTIVPSFVYGIKKDEVIKERLLFKFKIQERSYQTEYESEEINGKYIPEKGVHEWNDLD; encoded by the coding sequence ATGAACAAATTAGGTAGTGAATTTTTTAAAGCCATCGACCAGTTTGAACGAAGTGTCATCGGTGGTTTTACCTGGCGACAAATTATCATGATGCTAGGCATTGTGGTTGGTGCAGGATTAGCCGCATTAATTACCATGTTTAAGCTTCCTAGCATTCTGTTTTATTTGTCACTTACCCTAACAATTGTGCCATCTTTCGTTTACGGTATTAAGAAAGATGAAGTGATTAAAGAAAGACTGCTGTTTAAATTCAAGATACAAGAGCGGTCTTATCAAACAGAATATGAAAGTGAGGAAATCAATGGTAAGTATATTCCCGAAAAGGGCGTCCATGAGTGGAATGACCTTGACTAA
- a CDS encoding DUF6710 family protein, producing the protein MLKDMLANSNYKPQQIQSVALKFQKILSLEIEQYTIERLLSNQTATHSSDFGGAYDIFPEDLTCEQCHTEFSMNYDEQKISVNITNTPTICTLWSQNRLVKNFAQIGNLVDNPFQYTSNSKGYFIFPINLTTIYNGNHSTNVALYENNTVLDNIAFMDISSWMDKIYFNRKTNTFDHLSCNAKTTNQQLFHENIGYIYEIGQFLYLNGLSISTEKFS; encoded by the coding sequence ATCCTCAAAGATATGTTGGCTAATAGTAACTATAAGCCTCAGCAGATCCAATCAGTCGCTTTAAAGTTTCAAAAAATTCTATCCTTAGAGATAGAACAATATACCATAGAAAGACTTCTTAGTAATCAAACTGCTACTCATTCATCAGATTTTGGGGGAGCTTATGATATTTTCCCAGAAGATCTTACCTGTGAACAATGTCATACTGAGTTTAGTATGAACTATGATGAGCAAAAAATTTCTGTTAATATAACAAATACGCCAACTATCTGTACCCTTTGGAGTCAGAATAGATTAGTTAAAAATTTTGCCCAAATTGGTAATCTAGTTGATAATCCTTTCCAATATACGAGCAATAGCAAGGGTTATTTTATCTTTCCGATTAATTTAACAACCATCTATAATGGTAACCATAGCACTAATGTCGCCTTATATGAAAATAATACTGTACTAGATAACATTGCTTTTATGGATATTTCTAGCTGGATGGACAAAATCTACTTTAATCGCAAAACAAATACTTTTGATCATCTTTCTTGCAATGCAAAAACAACTAATCAACAATTATTTCATGAAAATATTGGATATATTTATGAAATCGGACAATTCTTATACCTCAATGGGCTTTCTATATCTACTGAGAAATTTTCTTAA